AGTGACTAACATTGTGAACTAATGAGAGGAAACAATTAATTAAAATCCAAAGTGTTAAAAGATAACATGGCCAATGTTTATTATATATTTTGCGATTTTATATTTAAGCATGCAACTATACACAATTAAAGATTACTAATGCAATTAATAAAAACTACTTTTTTggtgatttatgattttagcaaTGCTTCTAACTATGCCACTAAATGCCTTGAAATGCAAACGGACATATAAAAATCAAACAATTATAAAACTATATATTTACAATTTTTAGAAACATGTTTGTGTAGGGAAAATATTGCGTGCTCACAGACTCACAGTCCCTAGCTCACTAGCATGGAATACTAAGCATTTGATAATTTAagagaataaaataaattattattttaaaaaaaataaaagagggGGCAAATGACTTCCTAGTTTTTGCTCATTAAGGGTGCCTCTCGCTTTTCTATGTTTTCTGTCTTTCTGTTCTTTTTCCCGTGATTGATATAGGTATGAGAGAAGCGGATCCAGGATTCTTCGGGTGCCATACTATTCTGAGTTTCGGTTTCATTTATTTTAAGCTTCGGTTGTGGttattcatttttttaatttatatagaTAGACCgatcaaataaaataatttaattattgtgATATGTTAAAGTAACGCATAAAACTTACAATATCActaatacataaaaaaaaaaataccattTACTTATAATTATCCTCAACAAGATTTCATATTTTAAAACTATGTCTGACTCAAGGAGGGACAACTGGAACTAAAACTTGCTTTACATGCATATTTAGATACACAATTATATTCCTATCTTGAAGAATATATTTGTCAAATCACTAACATTAATTAATCACAACCTCATACCTCATATATATAGTTTAGACGCAAGATTCTACCACACCGCCTACCAATGTTTACTTGTACCCTATGACAATTCCTGGCTTTATATTTTCTTCCTTGTTGAATTGTCATTAATCTTCTACAAACGTGGTTCTTTCTAATTTAATCTTATAAATTCATAAAAAATGACTAACATTTCACAAACTAAACAGTAACTGTCTAATTGCTTCCTGTTCCCAAAAGAAATTGATTTCAAATCAAATTTTCCTTTGTTATCTTTTACAATAAGCGATAAGGAGCAAGGAAGAATGTTGCACGATTGAGCCTTCTACTATTTTAGTTATGATGGAAAAAGTATTAATTTTGGGCACctgtaattaaaaaaatatttacacaatcaaattattaaaaaatatttttataataagtACTAATTAATAACTAACATAAATGAGTaacttatatgtatatataacttaaattcaaaAAACAAGAGAGTTTACCTtgcaaaaattattttcttcgaGGAACGTAAAAGTCAAACGCCTCAACAGCCAAAATAGAAAAGACTTCTAGATAAACCATAGTCTAAATGATAAATTCTGTTTGAAAATTCCACGCTTTTAATCCATTTAGTAGTAACTTATTTAATAGATTAATGAGCTAGCCCACAGGTTATAATGAACCAAAATTTCTAAGATTGTCATCTCCTATTAAATCAAAATTTGCAGTTCAAAAATGAACCTTAGTTTAGCAGCAGCAACAATAAAACGAATCAACTACTGGTTATCGGAACAAAAATCAATTGTAGCATTTCAATGGAGTCCAATAATGTGGGGGTCAACTTGGTCATTTCTCATAATCTCTATATCCACTTATATAATCACCTCCGCCACGCTCCACCTTCTTCTCCTCCTCATAGGGCGGCGCCGCCCCATTCCACTAGGACCCATCCCCGCCCTTCACAGCCTCGCCATGTCCCTCATCTCCGCCACCATCTTCCTCGGAATCCTCTCCTCCGCCGCCGCGGAAATTCGTGACACGCGGTGGATATGGCAGCGTTCTAAAACCCCGTTTCAATGGCTTCTTTGTTTCCCTATAGGTACGCGCCCTTCAGGGCGCGTTTTCTTCTGGTCATACGTTTTTTACCTCTCTCGCTTCCTTCACATTTTTCGCACGTTTTTAACCATCTTACGACGTCGTACGCTCTCCTTTTTCCAACTATTTAACCACTCTATTCTTATTTGCATGTCATTTCTTTGGCTTGAATTTTCACAATCATTTCAAGTCATAGCAATTTTACTAATGACTTTGGTTTTTACTTTGGTTTACGGGTACCGTTTTTGGACTGAGATCGGGTTTCGGAGGGCCCGTTTTCCGTTTGTGATGAATTGTCATTTAATTTTCTTGGTCTGTAATTTGGCTTGTCATATTGGAGTGCTTCTGTTGCATTTTTATAAAGGCGGATGCAATGGAATGGGAGCTTGGTTTTTTAACTCTGTACTAAATAGCTTTGTgcttttgatattcttgagatCATATGTAAAGACGTATTATTTGATTAGAGAAAATTACTTTCATGTTGCTGCTTCGTCTATTTCTGAAGTTGGAGATTTCGTAACTTCACAAACAAGCAATAAGTAGCGGTGGCGGACCCAAGATTTGAAGGTGGCGGGGCACACGAGCGGACGGTTCAACCGGTACTCTTATATAACTTTTTAATCTTAAGGATTCCAAATAAAATATATgactatttttcacataaatacaCATATATTCAGAATTTTTGTCAAAGTTAACTATATTCGGTGAGCTCTTTGTCCGCCTCTGGCTGtgacgaggaagaagaaaatgtaCGGACATGAATGCAGCTCACTTCAATGTGCTTCTTTTGATATTTGTTATGTAAATTCTTTTGTTTAATTTAATACTTCTGTATCCTCTTTTATGCTCTAGCTGGGTAACTAAAAGATTGTGATTTATCCATTTCTTTCTCGTCTTCtcttcatattttatttttgaaccaaattttcatttttcaaaaaatattttgcatGGCGAAATTATTCGTTGATGTTTGGTTATCGAGGAAATATTAATGAAATTATTTTTCATCAAAAAGAGCAAAATGGCTTTCAACACTCATGTACAGAATTGAGTCAAATTCCTCGCAAATACTCTCTTTAACTTTTAGTTTCATATTATGAATTATTCTAACAAACAATTAAATATTAATATCAATCTTTAATATTCAAAAATTTCATCAAAACACAATTCTATTTGCAAACTATATAGTATTACTAATTTTAAAGATACTACAGTACTATGatttttcagaaaatattttccaCTTATCAACCATATATTCCAAATCATAAAAGTAATTTCTGTCGTACCAAACACATTTTAAATTGATTGAAGGGTTTAGCCCATGAAATGTAAATTTGGGAGAATTAATTTTTTTCAAGTTTCCTTCTGTGGAGTGGGCAAAGCCGCAAAGAGCTTTGGCATTATAGATTACCACGACTAATAAAACCTCCTTTTTGTTTCCAGTTCAAGGCAAGTCATTTACAGCGAAAATTAATAGATTCGAGAGAATATTATTACAGTCCGGCCGAATAATTAAAACACGAAATTAATAAACTTAATTATCACAAGTTGATCAATGCTTTACCAATGTGAATCCATCTTTAGGGGTTTGGTACGTCTACCAATGCTATTCAGTTGACTTCCACTTCGCCATAGGCGGCGTGGCAATGAAGAATATATGAAGGAGAATCTATGGAATTGAAGCAAGTTTGACAACGTATACATATCATGGAAGAAAGAATTAAAACTAGTTTGACCATATATTTGAGAGAGGAAGCTTCCATGCATTAACAAGACTTAGTAACGCCAGCCCGCCCAAACATAATTTCTAGAAACCTATGGTCATCCAGTCCGGTTTAAACGCAGGGGCGGACTTAGGATTTGAAGGTAGCGGGGGAATAACATAAGCAGACTGCTCAATCAGTAGCGTACGCATGAATTTTTGTAAGTGGTATCAATATTTAAAGAACATGCAAATAAATAAATCACTTTAACGACAAACGGTatcatttttttatatttataccaaatagttttatttttttatgatCTACACATACATAGTTACGATTTTTTTCTGATAAAGTGGTGTCACGTGATACCGCTTGAGATAAGCTGCCTATGCCCCTGTGCTCGCATCTGACTTTTTGATTTTAAGGGTTGCAagtaaaatatataataattttaaactaatatatatatatagtgacaTAAATTTTTATATgtagttaaataataaaaatttgtGACGGAAAATGAAAGTGTTATACATTTAGTAGGGGCATTTGCATATATACCCAGCTTTGGGGTTACCATTGAACTTATACCCACTTTGCACAAAAATTTATAAATCTACCCAGTTTAggatcaacttcagacttatcgggtctgaagttGAAGAAAAAAAAGTCTGAAGTGCAATGCATTAGGCCCATTAAGTTTAAAGCGCAAAAATTACATTTAAGATGTACTTAATGCCAAATAAGTCTGAAGTTCAACAAATATTTTcttgcacttaaggccaaatcaGGGGCGGATGTAGAGTTTATCCGCCGGGTTCAACTGAACTCAGCACTTTTGATGCGGGGCACAAATAtatgtgtaaaaatttattaacatTGCAACAAATGATAGGTCTGAATccataattataaaaatacaatgggttcaatgctaaaaatcttaaaagttgaaTCCATAGAatctaaatcctggatccgcctctgggccaaataggtctgaagtaaAAAAATTACACTTAAGATGCACTTAatgccaaataggtctgaagtgcaataaATGTTTTCATACACTTAAGTCTAAAAAGGTGTGAAGTAAAAAATTACATTTAAGATGTACTTATGGCCAAATAAGTTTGAAGTGCGGCCaatattttcatgcacttaatgTCAAATAGGTATGAAGTGCAAGTTGGCCAGAAACAGAAATTTATTCTTCGAATTTCAACAATCCAATACACGATTCAacacctaaatctactccaaataatctcaaatttgaaacataacctccaaatatcataaagaacaaaCCTCATTAATcatcaatttctcaaaataacaATGAATCTAAAAactcattttgcaattaagaagaaaccctaagcaatagCAAAGAAAGGAGCGCCACATCAAAGCACTATTGTAGAACACTATAAGCCTACTCACAAATACCATGTAAATTCACCATCATCTTTGTTTTCACAACCACTAAAAAGAAGGAGGGAGATCAAATAGGGTGCCCTCGGGACAATATATATTTGGCTGATATTGAAAGATAAAGAGTATTTAAAGTTAAAactgaaaaaggaaaaaaacacatgtttatatattttttatttattttgtgctCGTTACGACAAATATTTTGCAGGCCTACCATATTGGATGCGAAGTTTATTCCTTTGTAATCCCAATCTCGTCTAAGGTCGTCATTTTTGAAGTCGTATACTTTGTTGAATGTTTAAATTTAAA
This region of Nicotiana tomentosiformis chromosome 4, ASM39032v3, whole genome shotgun sequence genomic DNA includes:
- the LOC104091583 gene encoding fatty acid elongase 3-like; the encoded protein is MNLSLAAATIKRINYWLSEQKSIVAFQWSPIMWGSTWSFLIISISTYIITSATLHLLLLLIGRRRPIPLGPIPALHSLAMSLISATIFLGILSSAAAEIRDTRWIWQRSKTPFQWLLCFPIGTRPSGRVFFWSYVFYLSRFLHIFRTFLTILRRRTLSFFQLFNHSILICMSFLWLEFSQSFQVIAILLMTLVFTLVYGYRFWTEIGFRRARFPFVMNCHLIFLVCNLACHIGVLLLHFYKGGCNGMGAWFFNSVLNSFVLLIFLRSYVKTYYLIRENYFHVAASSISEVGDFVTSQTSNK